The following proteins are encoded in a genomic region of Neisseria perflava:
- a CDS encoding group II truncated hemoglobin: MYQSFGGATGIRTLTDRFYDLMELEPQYQALRQMHGEDMTLIREKLYEFFSGWLGGPQLFVEKYGHPQLRARHMPFAVNVQVRNEWIACFAQAMSELDIDKALAEPVLIQVFAMADWCRNQNEDGIEPPIPPMAVDPWVRTPELQQILSSYGVNGFFEEFSD; encoded by the coding sequence ATGTACCAATCTTTTGGCGGCGCAACCGGCATCCGCACCCTGACCGACCGTTTCTACGACTTGATGGAACTTGAGCCGCAATACCAAGCCTTGCGCCAAATGCACGGCGAAGACATGACCCTGATACGCGAAAAGCTCTACGAATTTTTCAGCGGCTGGCTCGGCGGCCCGCAACTCTTTGTCGAAAAATACGGCCATCCCCAACTGCGTGCCCGCCATATGCCTTTTGCCGTCAACGTACAAGTCCGCAACGAATGGATCGCCTGCTTTGCCCAAGCCATGAGCGAACTGGACATCGACAAAGCACTTGCCGAGCCGGTTTTAATCCAAGTTTTTGCCATGGCAGATTGGTGTCGTAACCAAAACGAAGACGGTATCGAACCGCCTATACCGCCAATGGCGGTTGACCCATGGGTGCGCACACCGGAATTGCAGCAGATTTTGAGTAGCTACGGTGTAAACGGATTTTTTGAGGAATTTTCAGATTAA
- the mraY gene encoding phospho-N-acetylmuramoyl-pentapeptide-transferase — protein MFLWLAHFSNWLTGLNIFQYTTFRAVMAALTALAFSLLLGPWTIRKLTALKVGQAVRTDGPQTHLIKNGTPTMGGSLILTAITVSTILWGNWANPYIWILLGVLLATGALGFYDDWRKVVYKDPNGVSAKFKMVWQSSVAIIAGLALFYLATNSANNILIVPFFKQVALPLGVVGFLVLSYLTIVGTSNAVNLTDGLDGLAAFPVVLVAAGLAIFAYASGHSQFAQYLQLPYVAGANEVVIFCTAMCGACLGFLWFNAYPAQVFMGDVGALALGAALGTVAVIIRQEFVLVIMGGLFVVEAISVMLQVGWYKRTKKRIFLMAPIHHHYEQKGWKETQVVVRFWIITIVLVLIGLSTLKIR, from the coding sequence ATGTTTTTATGGCTCGCACATTTCAGTAACTGGTTAACCGGTCTGAATATTTTTCAATACACCACATTCCGCGCTGTCATGGCGGCTTTGACTGCTTTGGCGTTTTCCCTATTGCTTGGTCCGTGGACCATCCGCAAGCTGACTGCGCTTAAAGTCGGCCAAGCCGTCCGTACCGACGGCCCTCAAACCCACCTGATCAAAAACGGTACGCCAACCATGGGCGGCTCGCTGATTTTGACCGCCATTACCGTGTCCACAATCTTGTGGGGCAACTGGGCAAATCCTTATATCTGGATTCTCTTAGGCGTCCTGCTTGCTACCGGCGCACTCGGTTTTTACGACGACTGGCGCAAAGTGGTTTATAAAGACCCTAACGGCGTGTCTGCCAAATTTAAAATGGTGTGGCAGTCCAGCGTTGCCATCATCGCTGGTTTGGCATTGTTCTACCTTGCGACAAATTCCGCCAACAATATCCTGATTGTTCCCTTCTTCAAACAAGTTGCCTTGCCGCTTGGTGTAGTCGGCTTCTTGGTATTGTCCTACCTGACCATCGTCGGCACATCCAATGCCGTTAACCTGACCGATGGTTTGGACGGCTTGGCCGCATTCCCCGTTGTACTTGTTGCCGCCGGTCTTGCCATCTTTGCTTATGCCAGCGGCCACTCCCAATTTGCCCAATACCTGCAATTGCCTTACGTTGCCGGCGCAAACGAAGTGGTGATTTTCTGTACCGCCATGTGCGGCGCCTGTCTCGGCTTTTTGTGGTTTAACGCCTATCCGGCGCAAGTCTTTATGGGCGACGTCGGCGCACTCGCGCTCGGTGCGGCACTCGGTACCGTTGCCGTCATCATCCGCCAAGAATTTGTCCTCGTCATCATGGGCGGCCTGTTTGTTGTCGAAGCCATTTCCGTTATGTTGCAAGTCGGTTGGTACAAACGCACCAAAAAACGCATTTTCCTGATGGCGCCGATTCATCACCATTACGAACAAAAAGGCTGGAAAGAAACCCAAGTCGTCGTCCGTTTCTGGATTATCACCATCGTCTTGGTGCTGATTGGTTTGAGTACCCTTAAAATCCGCTAA
- a CDS encoding UDP-N-acetylmuramoyl-tripeptide--D-alanyl-D-alanine ligase produces the protein MKPLDLNFICQTLDLPMPSENQPVSRIVTDSRDIQDGDVFFALAGERFDAHDFVEDVLAAGATAVVVSREDCAALKGALKVNDTLAALQKLAKAWCENVNPFVFGITGSSGKTTVKEMLAGVLRHRFGDEAVLATAGNFNNHIGLPLTLLKLNEKHRYAVIEMGMNHFGELSLLTRIAGPNVALVNNALRAHVGCGFDGVGDIAKAKSEIYEGLLSDGIALIPCEDANIATFEAATAQLNAQSFGVASGDVHAENIELKPLSCEFDLVRGNERVAVVLPVPGRHNVHNAVAAAALALAAGLSLTEVSDGLKNFSNIKGRLNIKQGIKDATLIDDTYNANPDSMKAAIDVLAAMPAPRIFVMGDMGELGEDEAVAMHAEVGAYARDKGIEAAYFVGDNSVEAAETFGAEGLWFADKDPLIQVLSHDLPERATVLVKGSRFMKMEEVVEALAATTA, from the coding sequence ATGAAACCACTAGACCTAAATTTCATCTGCCAAACTCTCGACCTTCCGATGCCGTCTGAAAATCAACCCGTTTCGCGTATCGTTACAGACAGCCGCGATATTCAGGACGGCGACGTATTTTTCGCGCTTGCCGGTGAACGCTTTGACGCGCATGACTTTGTTGAAGATGTATTGGCAGCGGGGGCGACGGCGGTTGTAGTCTCGCGCGAAGATTGTGCGGCTTTGAAAGGCGCATTGAAGGTTAACGATACGCTTGCGGCTTTGCAAAAACTGGCGAAGGCGTGGTGTGAAAATGTGAATCCGTTTGTCTTTGGTATTACCGGCTCTTCCGGCAAAACGACGGTTAAAGAGATGTTGGCCGGCGTATTGCGTCATCGATTCGGTGATGAAGCTGTGTTGGCGACTGCCGGCAATTTCAACAACCATATCGGCCTGCCGCTGACTTTGTTGAAACTGAACGAAAAACACCGCTATGCCGTCATTGAAATGGGTATGAACCATTTTGGCGAATTGTCTTTGCTGACCCGAATCGCCGGTCCGAATGTCGCTCTGGTCAATAACGCTTTGCGCGCGCATGTTGGTTGCGGTTTTGATGGGGTTGGTGATATTGCCAAAGCCAAAAGTGAAATCTACGAAGGTTTGCTTTCAGACGGCATTGCGTTGATTCCGTGCGAAGATGCCAATATCGCTACATTTGAAGCGGCTACTGCACAATTGAACGCTCAGTCTTTCGGTGTTGCCAGTGGCGATGTCCATGCGGAAAATATTGAGTTGAAACCGTTGTCCTGCGAATTTGATTTGGTGCGTGGTAATGAACGTGTTGCCGTGGTACTGCCGGTCCCCGGCCGTCACAATGTGCATAATGCCGTAGCAGCGGCGGCTCTGGCTTTGGCGGCAGGCTTGAGCCTTACCGAAGTTTCAGACGGTCTGAAAAATTTCAGTAATATCAAAGGCCGTCTGAATATCAAGCAAGGCATTAAAGATGCAACTTTGATTGACGATACTTATAATGCCAACCCTGATAGCATGAAAGCTGCCATTGATGTGCTTGCCGCTATGCCTGCGCCGCGTATTTTTGTGATGGGCGACATGGGCGAATTGGGTGAGGATGAGGCAGTCGCCATGCACGCCGAAGTTGGTGCGTATGCACGGGATAAAGGCATCGAGGCCGCGTATTTTGTCGGCGATAACAGCGTTGAAGCGGCAGAAACATTTGGCGCGGAAGGTTTGTGGTTTGCTGACAAAGATCCGCTGATTCAAGTGTTGAGCCACGATTTGCCCGAACGCGCTACTGTATTGGTCAAAGGCTCGCGCTTTATGAAGATGGAAGAAGTGGTCGAGGCGTTGGCAGCAACAACTGCTTAA
- a CDS encoding DUF1887 family protein, with translation MGIFRCNKCGCMNEHYYESGMSEIACPKCTAPVKVYDTLFFVSKLLERYFSVNRELQALKQQEDGREENTQQDTGSENQNYNLLAGVNLSETDILATEKQHEPIRQWFARANIVPMFNFQAVNMSGFFDEAAIKLGNNYQITKNMLGQISWAYSHNHTSISLDIGKMSQKDGQTMNNLCRQFYSHTLFSKYFYQKQEKIVRLNLQRATAIKHFFCGGWLEWFALGKMLEEAKHKGKDYAFSCARNVKVKFDNEDKQELDVVFLPMGKEPVVVECKSGEFRRDIEKYVRLKKRLNLPDDRFVILVADLEESQAVALGSMYGLTFVTPKSMMKHLQMVM, from the coding sequence ATGGGTATTTTTCGCTGCAATAAATGCGGTTGCATGAATGAGCATTACTACGAATCTGGAATGAGTGAAATTGCTTGTCCAAAATGCACGGCTCCGGTTAAGGTTTACGACACTTTATTTTTTGTCAGTAAATTGTTGGAACGTTATTTTTCAGTGAACCGGGAATTGCAGGCTTTGAAGCAACAGGAAGACGGCAGGGAGGAAAATACACAGCAAGATACTGGTTCGGAAAATCAAAATTATAATCTGCTGGCAGGCGTCAATTTATCGGAAACCGACATTTTAGCTACTGAAAAACAACATGAACCAATACGGCAATGGTTTGCCCGAGCCAATATTGTGCCGATGTTTAACTTTCAGGCGGTCAATATGAGCGGTTTTTTTGATGAGGCTGCCATTAAATTAGGCAACAATTATCAGATTACTAAAAATATGTTGGGGCAGATTAGTTGGGCATATAGTCACAACCACACAAGCATTAGTTTGGATATAGGCAAAATGTCGCAAAAAGATGGGCAAACAATGAATAATCTATGCCGACAATTTTATAGCCATACTCTGTTTTCTAAGTATTTCTATCAGAAACAGGAAAAAATTGTTCGCTTGAATCTGCAACGTGCTACTGCCATCAAGCACTTTTTTTGTGGTGGTTGGCTTGAATGGTTTGCGCTGGGCAAAATGCTTGAAGAAGCAAAACACAAAGGTAAGGATTATGCTTTTTCTTGCGCTCGAAATGTAAAAGTCAAATTCGACAATGAAGATAAACAGGAGTTAGATGTTGTATTTTTGCCGATGGGTAAAGAGCCGGTTGTGGTGGAATGTAAATCAGGGGAGTTCAGACGAGACATTGAAAAATATGTACGCTTGAAAAAACGATTGAATTTGCCGGATGACCGCTTTGTGATACTGGTTGCCGATTTAGAGGAAAGCCAGGCAGTGGCATTAGGCAGTATGTACGGTTTAACTTTTGTTACGCCTAAATCTATGATGAAACATTTACAGATGGTTATGTGA
- a CDS encoding M23 family metallopeptidase — protein sequence MLKMPTKTLLISAAVVLFAGCTTKQLPRPTAEIEQLRAQQPPAEQSLPNPVKGKRFDDTWGAARSQGRRHEGVDIFAKKNTPIRSTTPGIVTKIGRNRLGGKVIGIQGPGAWHYYAHLNKFARIRLYERVKEGQVIGYVGKTGNAKTTPAHLHYGVYLPSGAVNPYPLINQER from the coding sequence ATGCTGAAAATGCCGACAAAAACCTTATTAATCAGTGCAGCCGTAGTTTTATTCGCAGGCTGTACAACCAAACAACTTCCGCGTCCTACTGCCGAAATCGAGCAGTTGAGGGCACAACAGCCTCCTGCCGAGCAAAGCCTGCCCAATCCTGTTAAAGGCAAACGTTTTGACGATACTTGGGGCGCGGCGCGCAGTCAGGGGCGCAGGCATGAAGGTGTGGATATTTTTGCTAAGAAAAATACGCCGATACGCAGTACCACGCCCGGCATCGTAACCAAAATCGGGCGCAACCGATTGGGCGGTAAAGTTATTGGTATTCAAGGGCCGGGTGCGTGGCATTACTATGCCCACCTGAATAAATTTGCCCGTATCCGCCTGTATGAGCGAGTCAAAGAAGGGCAGGTCATCGGCTATGTCGGTAAAACCGGCAACGCTAAAACCACACCGGCCCACCTGCATTACGGCGTGTATCTGCCCAGCGGCGCGGTAAATCCGTATCCGCTGATTAATCAGGAAAGATAA
- a CDS encoding UDP-N-acetylmuramoyl-L-alanyl-D-glutamate--2,6-diaminopimelate ligase, translating to MFSKLTPLAETNFPPLLCENAAGRLLHSDSRQIKQGDIFVACQGEYTDGRNYIPAAIANGATFVFWDDDGKFTWNPEWNVPNQGIKDLKHRAGMLAAQVYGNVSDGLKVWGVTGTNGKTSITQWLAQAADLLGEKTAIIGTVGNGFWGALEETTHTTPAPVDVQTLLYRFRQQGATAAAMEVSSHGLDQSRVNGVPFCSAIFTNLTRDHLDYHGTMEAYGAIKSRLFYWHGLQHAIINVDDEYGAELAGRLKKDCPDLAVYGYGFSEHADIRITDFTASSDGMEAVFQTPWGEGKCRTRLLGRFNAQNLAACIALLCANGYPLDKVLAVLAKIRPASGRMDCIMNSGKPLVVVDYAHTPDALEKALSTLQEIKPQGAALWCVFGCGGNRDRGKRPLMGAAAVQGADKVVVTSDNPRLENPQDIINDILPAVPNPERVEVDRAVAIRYAVEQAATNDIILIAGKGHENYQDVQGVKHHFSDFEIAEKALAERG from the coding sequence ATGTTCAGCAAGTTAACTCCCTTGGCTGAAACCAACTTTCCGCCTCTGCTGTGTGAAAACGCAGCAGGGCGTTTGTTGCATTCAGACAGCCGACAAATTAAACAGGGTGACATTTTCGTTGCCTGCCAGGGCGAATATACAGACGGCCGTAACTATATTCCTGCCGCCATCGCCAACGGTGCAACCTTTGTTTTTTGGGATGATGACGGAAAATTCACATGGAATCCCGAATGGAACGTTCCCAATCAAGGCATTAAAGATCTGAAACATCGCGCCGGTATGTTGGCGGCGCAGGTTTATGGCAATGTTTCAGACGGCCTTAAAGTTTGGGGCGTAACCGGTACCAACGGCAAAACCTCTATCACACAATGGCTGGCGCAAGCTGCCGATCTGTTGGGCGAAAAAACCGCCATTATCGGCACAGTCGGCAACGGTTTTTGGGGCGCATTGGAAGAGACCACGCATACCACGCCTGCTCCTGTCGATGTTCAAACCCTGCTCTACCGCTTCCGCCAGCAAGGCGCAACAGCCGCCGCGATGGAAGTTTCCAGCCACGGCCTTGACCAATCACGCGTCAACGGCGTGCCGTTTTGCAGTGCAATCTTCACTAATCTCACCCGCGACCACCTCGATTATCACGGTACCATGGAAGCCTACGGTGCCATCAAATCGCGCCTGTTCTACTGGCATGGTCTGCAACACGCCATCATCAATGTCGATGATGAATACGGTGCGGAACTCGCAGGCCGTCTGAAAAAAGACTGTCCCGATTTAGCCGTTTACGGCTATGGTTTCAGTGAACACGCCGACATCCGCATTACCGATTTCACCGCCTCTTCAGACGGCATGGAAGCCGTATTCCAAACCCCATGGGGCGAAGGAAAATGCCGCACTCGTCTGCTTGGACGGTTCAACGCACAAAACCTCGCCGCCTGCATCGCCTTGCTTTGTGCCAACGGTTATCCGCTTGATAAAGTATTGGCTGTACTGGCAAAAATCCGTCCCGCCTCAGGTCGCATGGACTGCATCATGAACAGCGGCAAGCCCTTGGTCGTCGTCGATTACGCCCACACACCTGACGCATTGGAAAAAGCACTCTCTACCTTGCAGGAAATCAAACCGCAGGGCGCGGCTTTGTGGTGCGTCTTCGGCTGCGGCGGCAACCGCGACCGTGGCAAACGTCCATTGATGGGCGCAGCAGCCGTACAGGGTGCGGATAAAGTTGTCGTAACCAGCGACAACCCACGCTTGGAAAATCCGCAAGACATCATCAACGACATCCTGCCTGCCGTGCCTAATCCTGAACGTGTCGAAGTTGATCGTGCCGTCGCCATCCGTTATGCGGTTGAGCAGGCTGCCACGAACGACATCATTCTGATTGCCGGTAAAGGGCATGAAAACTATCAGGATGTACAAGGCGTGAAGCACCATTTCTCCGATTTTGAAATCGCAGAAAAAGCGTTGGCAGAGCGCGGTTAA
- a CDS encoding peptidoglycan D,D-transpeptidase FtsI family protein, whose protein sequence is MLIKNEYKPQMLSGTTKTKKPLTSNGRIGLVLGAVALAFTGLLVRGVYLQTSQHEFLKNQGDQRFVRTLPLPASRGMITDRNGATLALSAPTESLYAMPSGMEEMPTDEQLEKLSAIADVPVEVLKNKLSKKDKGFIYLKRQLSYEKAEEIKALGIKGIAFQKELKRHYPMGNLFAHVIGFTNIDGKGQEGLELSREDSLRGEDGAKVVLRDNKGNIVDSLDSPRNSVPKNGQDMILSLDQRIQTLAYDELNKAVAYHKAKAGTVVVLDAQTGEILALVNSPAYDPNQPGQANSEQRRNRAVTDMIEPGSAMKPFTIAKALDSGKVDATDTFNTLPYKIGPATVQDTHVYPTLDVRGIMQKSSNVGTSKLSAMFTPKEMYDFYHDLGVGVRMHSGFPGETAGLLRSWRRWQKIEQATMSFGYGLQLSLLQLARAYTVLTHDGELLPVSFEKQAVAPKGKRVIKASTAKKVRELMVSVTEAGGTGTAGAVDGFDVGAKTGTARKLVNGRYVDNKHVGTFIGFAPAKNPRVIVAVTIDEPTANGYYGGVVAGPVFKEVMSGSLNILGVSPTKPLSNTATVKVSS, encoded by the coding sequence ATGTTAATTAAGAACGAATATAAACCTCAAATGCTGTCTGGAACAACAAAAACGAAAAAGCCGCTGACAAGTAACGGGCGAATCGGTTTGGTGCTGGGCGCTGTTGCGCTGGCATTTACCGGTCTGTTGGTACGCGGGGTTTATCTGCAAACCAGTCAGCATGAATTTTTGAAAAATCAGGGCGACCAACGTTTTGTGCGTACGCTTCCGCTGCCGGCATCACGCGGTATGATTACCGACCGCAATGGTGCTACATTGGCTTTGAGTGCGCCTACCGAATCATTGTATGCCATGCCTTCCGGTATGGAGGAAATGCCGACTGACGAGCAGTTGGAAAAATTGTCGGCCATTGCTGATGTGCCTGTTGAAGTTTTGAAAAATAAATTGTCTAAAAAAGACAAAGGCTTTATCTACTTGAAACGTCAACTCAGCTACGAGAAAGCAGAAGAAATCAAAGCATTGGGCATTAAAGGCATTGCATTCCAAAAAGAATTGAAACGCCATTACCCGATGGGCAATCTGTTTGCGCATGTTATCGGTTTTACCAATATCGACGGCAAAGGTCAGGAGGGCTTGGAGCTTTCTCGTGAAGACAGCCTGCGCGGTGAAGATGGCGCGAAAGTCGTATTGCGCGACAACAAAGGCAACATCGTAGACAGCCTCGACTCTCCGCGCAACAGCGTGCCTAAAAACGGCCAAGACATGATTTTGTCTTTGGATCAGCGTATTCAAACGCTGGCTTATGACGAGTTAAACAAAGCGGTGGCTTATCACAAAGCCAAAGCAGGTACTGTTGTGGTATTGGATGCGCAAACCGGCGAAATTTTGGCTTTGGTCAACAGCCCGGCTTACGATCCGAATCAACCGGGTCAAGCCAATAGCGAACAGCGCCGCAACCGCGCTGTAACCGACATGATTGAACCAGGTTCTGCCATGAAGCCGTTTACCATTGCTAAAGCATTGGATTCAGGCAAAGTGGATGCGACCGACACATTTAATACCCTGCCTTACAAAATCGGTCCGGCTACCGTACAAGATACCCACGTTTATCCTACTTTGGATGTGCGCGGCATTATGCAAAAATCTTCCAACGTCGGTACCAGTAAACTTTCTGCCATGTTTACGCCTAAAGAAATGTACGATTTCTATCACGATTTAGGTGTAGGCGTGCGCATGCATTCAGGCTTTCCTGGTGAGACTGCAGGTTTGTTGAGAAGCTGGCGCAGATGGCAAAAAATCGAACAGGCAACTATGTCTTTCGGTTATGGCCTGCAATTAAGCCTGCTGCAATTGGCGCGTGCCTATACTGTCTTGACCCATGACGGCGAATTGTTGCCGGTCAGCTTTGAAAAACAAGCGGTTGCACCTAAAGGCAAGCGCGTCATCAAAGCCTCTACTGCGAAAAAAGTGCGCGAGTTGATGGTTTCCGTTACTGAAGCCGGCGGTACCGGTACTGCCGGTGCTGTGGATGGTTTTGACGTAGGTGCGAAAACCGGTACGGCGCGTAAACTGGTCAATGGCCGCTATGTAGACAACAAGCACGTCGGTACGTTTATCGGTTTTGCTCCGGCTAAAAATCCACGCGTGATTGTGGCCGTTACCATCGACGAACCGACTGCCAACGGCTATTACGGCGGCGTGGTTGCCGGTCCCGTATTCAAAGAAGTCATGAGCGGAAGCTTGAACATCTTGGGCGTTTCCCCGACCAAACCTTTAAGTAATACCGCTACTGTCAAAGTATCGTCATAA
- the ftsL gene encoding cell division protein FtsL: MGKLNILLLVLVTVSAFAVVFKQNQSRLHFIELDKAQKREIQLEQDYARLKLEQARLANHKLIKVAAEKQHLLPPGAHNTAMLERKK, encoded by the coding sequence ATGGGTAAGTTGAATATTTTATTACTGGTTTTGGTGACGGTCTCAGCCTTTGCCGTAGTGTTTAAGCAAAACCAGTCCCGTTTGCATTTTATCGAGTTGGATAAGGCACAAAAACGGGAAATTCAGTTGGAACAGGATTACGCGCGCCTGAAATTGGAGCAAGCAAGATTGGCAAACCACAAGTTGATTAAAGTGGCGGCCGAAAAGCAACATCTGCTTCCTCCGGGTGCGCATAATACGGCTATGCTGGAACGCAAAAAATAA
- the rsmH gene encoding 16S rRNA (cytosine(1402)-N(4))-methyltransferase RsmH: protein MSKVENYQHVTVLLHEAVDALAIREDGIYVDGTFGRGGHSRLILSRLGEQGRLVVFDKDPEAIAVANELAAQDKRVSVVHNGFETFQTALDELGIDKIDGALFDLGISSPQIDDGSRGFSFRFDAPLDMRMDPTRGMSAAEWIATASEQDLHEVIKNYGEERFSRQIARAIVAQREESPIDTTRKLAQLVAQNVRTRERGQDPATRTFQAVRIFINRELEEVEAVLPQVAGRLKESGRLAVIAFHSLEDRIVKQFIKKYSQHAPLPRWAVVKEADLPQPPLKAVGKAIKPDSTETEANPRARSAVLRVAERSSGEFSVIE, encoded by the coding sequence GTGAGTAAAGTTGAAAATTATCAGCATGTTACTGTCTTGTTGCATGAGGCGGTGGATGCGTTGGCAATCCGTGAAGACGGGATTTATGTGGACGGTACGTTCGGTAGGGGAGGGCATTCCCGACTGATTTTGTCGCGTTTGGGTGAGCAGGGGCGTTTGGTTGTTTTTGACAAAGACCCTGAGGCGATTGCGGTAGCCAATGAGCTGGCAGCGCAAGATAAACGCGTCAGTGTCGTACACAATGGTTTTGAGACATTTCAGACGGCCTTGGATGAATTGGGCATCGATAAGATTGACGGTGCGCTTTTTGATTTGGGGATTTCGTCGCCGCAAATTGACGATGGCAGCCGCGGATTCAGTTTCCGCTTTGATGCGCCGTTGGATATGCGGATGGATCCGACTCGTGGGATGTCTGCGGCAGAATGGATTGCAACCGCATCCGAACAGGATTTACACGAGGTAATTAAGAATTATGGTGAAGAGCGGTTTAGTCGCCAGATTGCGCGCGCCATTGTTGCGCAACGCGAGGAGAGTCCCATCGATACAACCCGCAAGTTGGCGCAGCTTGTGGCGCAAAACGTCCGTACTCGTGAGCGCGGACAAGACCCTGCAACGCGCACCTTCCAAGCAGTTCGCATCTTTATTAACCGCGAGCTCGAAGAGGTAGAGGCAGTTTTACCGCAGGTTGCAGGCCGTCTGAAAGAGAGTGGACGCTTGGCTGTCATTGCGTTCCATTCGCTGGAAGACAGAATTGTGAAGCAGTTTATTAAAAAATATTCGCAACATGCGCCATTGCCCCGTTGGGCAGTGGTTAAGGAAGCGGATTTACCTCAGCCGCCTTTGAAGGCTGTGGGCAAAGCAATCAAACCGGATTCGACAGAGACTGAAGCCAATCCGCGTGCGCGCAGTGCAGTTTTGCGTGTGGCGGAGCGAAGCAGTGGCGAATTTTCGGTTATTGAGTAG
- the mraZ gene encoding division/cell wall cluster transcriptional repressor MraZ — protein MFGGAHELSMDSKGRLAIPAKFRDILLRRYTPAIVVTLDSRKKLLMYPEPVWEEKAEQILKLKVAGNESLQRYQNLLLHNAEILEWDRAGRVLIPANLRKRVDFEKEVTLVGRANRMELWGREHWEEEMNQALDIDPDELAFQLSQTDLQL, from the coding sequence GTGTTTGGCGGTGCTCATGAATTGAGTATGGACAGTAAAGGGCGGTTGGCGATTCCTGCCAAATTCCGCGATATTTTGCTGCGCCGTTATACGCCTGCAATTGTGGTCACACTGGATTCCCGAAAAAAATTATTGATGTATCCCGAGCCCGTTTGGGAAGAAAAAGCCGAGCAGATTTTGAAGTTGAAAGTGGCCGGCAATGAATCTTTACAACGGTATCAGAATTTGCTGCTGCACAATGCGGAGATTTTGGAGTGGGACAGAGCCGGACGCGTTTTGATTCCGGCTAATCTGCGCAAACGCGTGGATTTTGAAAAAGAAGTTACTTTGGTTGGCCGTGCAAACCGTATGGAGTTGTGGGGCCGCGAACATTGGGAAGAGGAAATGAATCAGGCTTTGGATATCGATCCTGATGAATTGGCTTTCCAATTGAGTCAAACGGATTTGCAATTGTGA
- a CDS encoding class I SAM-dependent methyltransferase translates to MKPQLPLPSPNAQASSAHLTKLIKNEIEQHQNWIPFSRFMELALYTPQYGYYSGGSHKIGTDGDFITAPTLSPLFGQTLAKQLAELLPQTAGNIYEFGAGTGHLAATLLQNLSDGLNHYYIIELSAELAERQRQYILKHTSPEAATKVIHLTTLPEHFDGIIIGNEVLDAMPVERLIYQDDGFQQIGVSLKNDELIEAIRPLAQAELTQTAALYFPPLPSYTSELHPAQYAFIQTLAAKLQRGGMIFIDYGFDAAQYYHPQRKEGTFIGHYRHHTIHDPFFNIGLTDLTAHVNFTDIARAGTESGLDLIGYLPQSYFLLNLGITDLLAQIGSPDSVEYIQAAAAVQKLIHQHEMGELFKVIAFGKDIDIDWTGFSHGDICHKL, encoded by the coding sequence ATGAAGCCTCAACTCCCCCTCCCCTCCCCTAATGCACAAGCCTCTTCAGCACACTTAACCAAGCTCATAAAAAACGAAATTGAACAACATCAAAACTGGATACCCTTCTCCCGTTTTATGGAGCTTGCCCTTTACACACCTCAATACGGCTATTACAGCGGAGGCAGCCATAAAATCGGTACAGACGGCGACTTCATTACTGCCCCCACCCTCTCCCCTCTATTCGGACAAACCCTTGCCAAACAACTTGCCGAATTACTGCCGCAAACAGCAGGCAATATCTACGAATTTGGTGCAGGCACAGGTCATCTCGCTGCCACACTCTTGCAAAACCTTTCAGACGGCCTAAATCATTACTATATTATCGAACTATCAGCAGAGCTTGCAGAGAGACAACGCCAATATATTCTTAAACATACTTCCCCCGAAGCAGCCACAAAAGTCATCCACCTCACCACATTACCCGAACACTTTGACGGCATCATCATCGGCAACGAAGTATTGGATGCCATGCCGGTTGAACGCTTGATTTATCAAGATGACGGGTTTCAACAAATCGGCGTCAGCCTAAAGAATGACGAGCTAATCGAAGCCATCAGACCATTAGCCCAAGCCGAACTTACGCAAACAGCCGCCTTATACTTCCCTCCCCTTCCCTCATACACAAGCGAGCTGCATCCGGCACAATATGCCTTTATCCAAACCCTGGCCGCCAAATTGCAGCGCGGCGGCATGATATTTATCGATTACGGCTTCGATGCCGCTCAGTATTACCATCCGCAACGTAAGGAAGGCACATTTATCGGCCACTATCGCCACCACACCATCCATGATCCGTTTTTCAATATCGGTCTGACCGATTTGACTGCGCACGTTAATTTCACCGATATTGCACGTGCCGGCACGGAATCAGGTTTGGACTTAATCGGCTACCTGCCCCAATCTTATTTCCTGCTCAATCTCGGCATCACTGACCTGCTGGCACAAATCGGCAGCCCGGATTCGGTTGAATATATCCAAGCCGCTGCCGCAGTACAGAAACTGATACATCAGCACGAAATGGGTGAACTTTTTAAAGTGATCGCTTTTGGCAAAGACATCGATATTGATTGGACAGGCTTTAGCCACGGCGATATTTGCCATAAGCTATAG